A genome region from Hymenobacter tibetensis includes the following:
- a CDS encoding HAD family hydrolase: protein MLTGTSIQWSEVKAVIFDVDGTLYAQSKLRSRMLLDLLAYYSLRPWRLQEMRILQRFRSEREKRPGASVPDLQNVQYDWCADNGRFPLAKVREVVDRWMFTHPNQYLASCVYPGTQAFFKALRDNGITIGIYSDYPAHDKLAAMGLQADIIVSSTDPHIDHLKPAPQGLIYLTDTLGVSPAECLFIGDRPELDGVCAERAGMPYLIVDKQPFDKFTFYHQLQQQLQNTLTITAHG, encoded by the coding sequence ATGCTAACAGGAACTTCCATACAGTGGAGCGAGGTGAAGGCTGTCATCTTCGATGTAGATGGCACTTTATACGCTCAGTCGAAACTGCGTTCCAGAATGCTACTAGACCTGCTGGCTTATTACAGTCTCCGCCCTTGGCGGTTGCAGGAAATGCGCATTTTGCAACGGTTCAGGTCCGAGCGCGAGAAGCGTCCGGGTGCTTCGGTGCCCGACTTGCAAAACGTCCAGTATGACTGGTGTGCCGACAATGGCCGCTTCCCCTTAGCCAAGGTGCGGGAGGTCGTCGACCGTTGGATGTTCACGCATCCCAACCAGTATTTGGCTTCTTGCGTGTACCCTGGGACGCAGGCGTTTTTCAAGGCCCTACGAGACAACGGAATTACCATCGGTATCTATTCCGACTATCCTGCCCACGACAAGCTCGCGGCTATGGGATTGCAAGCCGATATTATTGTTAGCTCCACCGATCCGCATATCGACCACCTCAAGCCAGCCCCCCAAGGCTTGATTTATCTTACTGATACGCTGGGAGTGTCGCCCGCCGAATGCCTTTTCATTGGCGACCGGCCCGAACTCGATGGCGTGTGTGCCGAACGGGCTGGCATGCCCTACCTGATTGTCGACAAGCAGCCCTTCGACAAGTTCACTTTCTATCATCAGCTCCAACAACAACTCCAAAACACACTAACTATCACCGCACATGGATAA
- a CDS encoding glycosyltransferase family 4 protein — protein MPFPLTDGGSIAMYDVAAGLIRAGHRVTLLALNTPKHYQPADALAHLGPNLRLVRVDIDTRLSPVKALRNLVGSRLPYNVERFISQEAKARLMALLQEEQYDIVQMEGTFVAWYVGYWMESNGRGVPLLPPVVLRAHNVEYTIWEMLAGRAGNPLKKWYLSHLAKRLKDFEHEALHRFDAVAAITEADQQRLRQLGCPEPVVFVPAGVNLSRFQLDASIKPKPRTLFLIGSLNWLPNQEGLDWFLTKVWPKAHELYPELELHLAGKDMPARFQELQLPNVVVHGFVESAATFMQQYEVMLVPLLSGGGMRIKIIEGMALGKCILSTTIGAEGIHVRDEHDIILRDTPAAWVEAIGRYYHGQLPADLIGQEAARTIATLYDNRRVVESFLDLYSVVQQRRVETA, from the coding sequence GTGCCGTTTCCTCTTACCGACGGAGGATCCATTGCTATGTATGACGTAGCTGCCGGCCTCATTCGGGCCGGGCACCGTGTTACGCTACTGGCCCTGAACACGCCTAAACACTACCAACCCGCCGACGCACTAGCGCACCTTGGCCCCAACCTGCGCCTAGTAAGGGTGGACATAGATACGCGGCTTTCCCCCGTGAAAGCCCTGCGCAACCTGGTCGGCAGCCGTTTGCCTTACAACGTGGAGCGGTTTATAAGTCAGGAGGCAAAAGCCCGGTTAATGGCCTTGCTACAGGAAGAACAGTACGACATCGTGCAGATGGAAGGCACGTTCGTGGCGTGGTACGTAGGCTATTGGATGGAAAGCAATGGCAGGGGGGTGCCGCTGTTGCCCCCCGTAGTGCTGCGTGCCCACAATGTGGAGTATACCATTTGGGAAATGCTGGCTGGAAGAGCCGGCAACCCACTCAAGAAGTGGTACTTAAGTCATTTGGCTAAACGGTTGAAAGACTTCGAACACGAGGCATTGCACCGCTTTGATGCCGTGGCGGCCATCACCGAAGCCGACCAGCAGCGCCTGCGCCAGCTAGGCTGCCCAGAGCCAGTGGTGTTCGTTCCGGCGGGTGTCAACTTAAGCCGGTTTCAGTTGGATGCGTCCATCAAGCCCAAGCCTCGCACCTTATTTCTCATTGGCTCCCTGAACTGGCTGCCTAACCAAGAGGGCCTCGACTGGTTTCTGACCAAAGTGTGGCCGAAGGCGCACGAGCTGTACCCGGAACTAGAGCTGCATCTGGCGGGCAAGGACATGCCGGCCCGCTTTCAGGAACTGCAACTTCCCAACGTAGTTGTGCACGGGTTTGTGGAGTCGGCCGCCACGTTCATGCAGCAGTATGAGGTGATGCTGGTGCCGTTGCTGAGTGGCGGCGGTATGCGCATCAAAATCATTGAAGGCATGGCCCTGGGCAAATGCATTCTAAGCACCACAATAGGGGCAGAAGGCATCCACGTTCGGGACGAGCACGACATTATACTGCGCGATACGCCAGCTGCTTGGGTGGAAGCCATTGGGCGCTATTACCACGGCCAATTGCCCGCCGACCTAATTGGGCAAGAGGCCGCGCGGACCATTGCTACCCTCTACGATAACCGCCGAGTGGTAGAGAGCTTCCTCGATTTATACAGCGTGGTGCAGCAGCGCCGGGTTGAAACGGCGTAA
- a CDS encoding UbiA family prenyltransferase, with the protein MDNTLFPAANASQTAAEANAESEAVLIPAGIADYVAIARPDNWVKNVFMMPGVLFALIVYGVPLDTTLFIKLVLGLISTCLVASANYVINEYLDAEFDKFHPLKKKRTSVVRVVNPVLVYTEWFLLAAVGFGLAYLISVQFLIISIFLLVMGVFYNVRPFRTKERVYLDVLSESVNNPIRFMLGWFIVAPAISYSGFTGAAFFHSLPPSSIIIAYWMGGAYLMATKRFAEYRLIKNPELAGLYRRSFKVYTENSLLISMFFYALTSAFFLGIFLIKNRIELLISFPFFALLFAWYLKIGLLENSPVQGSEKLYTRKWFMLYVLLFCILLVTLMFVRIPVLTNLLEAQYSLNK; encoded by the coding sequence ATGGATAACACCTTATTCCCTGCAGCAAATGCCTCGCAAACCGCGGCCGAGGCAAATGCCGAGTCAGAAGCCGTATTGATACCGGCTGGTATTGCTGACTATGTAGCCATTGCTCGTCCAGACAACTGGGTGAAAAACGTGTTCATGATGCCTGGCGTGCTTTTCGCCCTCATCGTGTACGGCGTTCCGCTCGATACCACCCTCTTTATTAAGCTCGTACTTGGGTTGATCAGCACCTGCTTGGTAGCATCGGCCAACTACGTTATCAACGAGTACCTCGACGCTGAGTTCGACAAGTTCCACCCCCTCAAGAAGAAGCGTACCTCGGTGGTACGAGTAGTGAATCCGGTGTTGGTTTACACCGAGTGGTTCCTGTTGGCGGCCGTTGGCTTCGGCTTAGCTTACCTCATCAGCGTTCAGTTCCTGATCATCTCTATCTTCTTGCTGGTGATGGGCGTGTTCTACAACGTTCGTCCGTTCCGCACCAAAGAGCGGGTGTACCTCGACGTGTTGTCGGAGTCGGTTAACAACCCGATCCGCTTCATGCTCGGCTGGTTCATTGTTGCTCCTGCCATTTCGTACTCTGGGTTCACTGGCGCTGCGTTCTTCCATAGCTTGCCGCCTTCCAGTATCATCATTGCCTACTGGATGGGCGGTGCCTATCTGATGGCTACCAAGCGTTTCGCGGAGTATCGCCTGATCAAGAACCCCGAGCTAGCGGGTCTGTATCGTCGCTCGTTCAAGGTGTACACCGAGAATAGCTTGCTGATTTCCATGTTCTTCTACGCCCTGACCTCGGCGTTCTTCCTCGGTATCTTCCTGATCAAAAACCGTATCGAGCTGCTGATCAGCTTCCCTTTCTTCGCCTTGCTGTTCGCTTGGTATTTGAAAATCGGTTTGTTGGAGAACTCGCCGGTACAAGGCTCCGAGAAGCTCTATACCCGCAAGTGGTTCATGCTCTACGTATTGCTGTTCTGCATACTGCTCGTTACGCTGATGTTCGTTCGTATTCCAGTGCTTACCAACCTGTTGGAAGCGCAGTATAGCCTGAACAAATAA
- the proC gene encoding pyrroline-5-carboxylate reductase — protein MTNNLRIAILGCGNMGQAFAKAFLQYNLVARTDMLLLGRDEAHCQRLRVSQPGLPTAPVSEAVADYDVVLVAVKPQDFGRAADGLRRVLQPRQVVVSIMAGIPIARLQRELEHRQVLRAMPNTPALLGMGITGFSASAEVERTQLHQVENLLNATGRSIFLEDESLLDAVTAVSGSGPAYFYYIVQAMMQAGQELGFSESVAGLLVKQTMLGAFHLLNNSDQSIDQLIANVASKGGTTEAALRTFRAGHLADTLIDGMKAAQQRATELAKE, from the coding sequence ATGACCAACAACTTACGCATTGCTATTCTGGGCTGCGGCAACATGGGGCAGGCTTTTGCTAAGGCATTTCTGCAGTACAACCTGGTGGCCCGCACCGATATGTTGCTCTTAGGCCGCGACGAAGCTCACTGCCAGCGCCTGCGCGTCAGCCAGCCCGGCCTGCCTACCGCCCCGGTTTCCGAAGCCGTTGCCGACTACGACGTGGTGCTGGTGGCCGTGAAGCCGCAGGATTTCGGCCGTGCTGCCGATGGCTTGCGGCGGGTGCTACAGCCCCGGCAGGTAGTGGTTTCTATTATGGCCGGGATTCCCATTGCGCGGTTGCAGCGGGAGCTAGAGCACCGGCAAGTGCTGCGGGCCATGCCCAACACGCCCGCTCTGCTGGGGATGGGCATCACAGGTTTCTCGGCATCGGCGGAGGTGGAGCGCACCCAGCTGCACCAGGTGGAGAACCTCTTGAACGCCACCGGGCGCTCTATTTTCCTGGAAGATGAAAGCCTGCTCGATGCCGTAACGGCCGTGAGCGGCAGCGGCCCGGCCTATTTCTACTACATTGTGCAGGCCATGATGCAGGCCGGGCAGGAGTTGGGCTTCTCGGAATCGGTGGCGGGGCTGCTGGTAAAGCAAACCATGCTGGGAGCATTTCACCTGCTCAATAATTCCGACCAAAGCATCGACCAGCTCATTGCCAACGTAGCCTCCAAAGGCGGCACCACCGAAGCCGCCCTGCGTACCTTTCGGGCCGGCCACCTGGCCGATACGCTGATTGACGGGATGAAAGCGGCGCAGCAGCGCGCCACAGAACTAGCCAAGGAATAG
- a CDS encoding glycosyltransferase encodes MKLLVLLSRFPYPLDKGDKLRAFHQLRYLARHHEICLFCLSDEPVTAASYEAVRPLCTGGMHVQRLRRPGIAANMALALLQGLPLQVGYFYDAAAQRQLDALIREFQPDHLYCQLIRMAQYVRSYAGRVPMTLDYMDVFSKGMLRRAEQSSWGERMVYGREGRSLLAYEAAAFDWFQAHTIISEQDQQLIEHPHHEKIHVVRNGIDTEFFQPRTTAKTHDILFCGNMSYHPNVDAVEFLAQDILPLVQRVHPAARLLIAGTTPAPRVLALASESVTISGWIDDIRDAYAAARVFVAPMRVGTGLQNKLLEAMAMELPCVTTPLANNALHGRPGQDILVGEAAAELADCISTALSDTTAAAQLASRGRLFVQQQYDWEASTNQLEVLLAQR; translated from the coding sequence ATGAAGCTCCTTGTTCTTTTGTCCCGCTTCCCGTATCCCCTTGATAAGGGCGATAAACTGCGGGCCTTCCATCAGCTCCGCTACCTGGCCCGGCACCACGAAATCTGCTTGTTTTGTCTTTCCGACGAGCCAGTAACAGCCGCCAGCTACGAGGCCGTACGGCCGCTCTGTACGGGGGGCATGCACGTGCAGCGCCTGCGGCGGCCCGGTATTGCCGCCAACATGGCATTGGCACTGCTGCAAGGACTGCCCCTGCAAGTCGGCTACTTCTATGATGCGGCGGCCCAGCGGCAACTCGATGCGCTGATCCGGGAGTTTCAGCCCGACCACCTCTATTGCCAGCTAATTCGGATGGCGCAATACGTGCGCAGCTACGCCGGCCGCGTGCCCATGACGCTCGACTACATGGATGTTTTCTCGAAAGGCATGTTGCGCCGGGCCGAGCAATCGTCGTGGGGGGAGCGGATGGTATATGGCCGCGAAGGCCGTAGCCTGCTTGCCTATGAGGCCGCTGCCTTCGACTGGTTTCAGGCGCATACCATTATCTCGGAGCAAGACCAGCAGCTCATCGAACACCCACACCACGAGAAGATCCACGTCGTGCGCAATGGCATCGACACCGAGTTCTTTCAGCCCCGTACCACCGCCAAGACCCATGACATCCTGTTTTGCGGCAACATGAGCTACCATCCCAACGTGGATGCCGTGGAATTTCTGGCGCAGGATATATTGCCTTTGGTGCAGCGGGTGCATCCGGCGGCCCGCCTCCTGATTGCCGGTACCACGCCAGCTCCGCGGGTACTGGCGCTGGCATCAGAGTCGGTTACTATAAGCGGTTGGATTGATGATATTCGGGATGCATATGCTGCGGCCCGGGTGTTTGTGGCTCCCATGCGCGTGGGTACTGGCTTGCAGAACAAGCTGTTGGAAGCCATGGCTATGGAGTTGCCTTGCGTAACCACCCCGCTTGCTAATAATGCCCTGCATGGCCGTCCGGGGCAGGATATTCTGGTAGGAGAAGCCGCCGCCGAATTAGCAGACTGCATCAGTACAGCACTCAGTGACACCACCGCCGCCGCGCAATTGGCTTCCCGAGGGCGACTTTTCGTGCAGCAGCAGTATGATTGGGAAGCTTCCACCAATCAGCTAGAAGTGCTACTGGCGCAGCGCTAA
- a CDS encoding bifunctional 3,4-dihydroxy-2-butanone-4-phosphate synthase/GTP cyclohydrolase II, with protein MLDSIEDAIADIQAGKVVVVVDDEDRENEGDFICAARCATPEVINFMATHGRGLVCAPLIEARCEELGLELMVGRNTALHATPFTVSVDLLKNGVTTGISASDRSKTILALIDPETKPEELGKPGHIFPLKARKEGVLRRAGHTEAAIDLARLAGFEPAGVLVEILSADGEMARLPELREIATKWDLKLISVQDLIKYRLAKESLISRDISVRMPTQWGDFDLYSFTQSSNGAQHLALVKGDISTPEPVLVRVHSSCVTGDIFGSCRCDCGPQLHKAMEQIEREGRGVVVYMNQEGRGIGLLNKLRAYKLQEQGRDTVEANVELGFGVDERDYGVGAQILRDLGISKMRLLSNNPRKRTGLVGYGLEIVESVAIEIEPNEHNKSYLATKRDKMGHTILSTEQASHVSPDTALGV; from the coding sequence ATGCTTGATTCCATAGAAGACGCCATTGCCGATATTCAGGCCGGCAAGGTGGTGGTAGTGGTAGACGACGAAGACCGCGAAAACGAAGGCGACTTTATTTGTGCTGCCCGCTGTGCCACTCCCGAGGTAATTAACTTCATGGCCACCCATGGCCGCGGCTTGGTGTGTGCCCCCCTTATTGAAGCCCGTTGTGAAGAGCTGGGCTTGGAGCTGATGGTTGGCCGGAATACGGCCCTGCACGCCACGCCCTTTACCGTAAGTGTCGACCTGTTGAAGAACGGCGTCACGACGGGTATTTCGGCCTCCGACCGTAGTAAGACGATTCTGGCCCTCATCGACCCCGAAACCAAACCCGAGGAACTTGGTAAACCCGGCCATATTTTTCCGCTGAAAGCCCGCAAAGAAGGCGTGTTGCGCCGGGCTGGGCACACCGAAGCGGCCATTGATTTGGCTCGCTTGGCTGGTTTCGAGCCGGCTGGGGTGCTGGTGGAGATTCTGAGCGCAGACGGTGAAATGGCCCGGCTGCCCGAATTGCGCGAAATAGCTACCAAGTGGGACCTGAAGCTGATTTCAGTGCAGGACCTCATCAAATATCGCCTCGCTAAAGAAAGCCTGATTTCCCGCGACATTTCTGTCCGCATGCCCACCCAGTGGGGCGATTTCGACCTGTATTCGTTCACCCAGAGCTCCAACGGTGCCCAGCACCTAGCCCTGGTAAAAGGCGACATCTCTACCCCCGAGCCAGTGCTAGTGCGCGTGCACAGCTCCTGCGTCACGGGCGACATTTTTGGGAGCTGCCGCTGCGACTGTGGTCCGCAACTGCATAAGGCCATGGAACAAATCGAGCGTGAAGGCCGCGGCGTAGTAGTGTACATGAACCAGGAGGGTCGCGGCATCGGTCTGCTCAACAAGCTGCGCGCCTACAAACTCCAGGAGCAAGGCCGCGACACTGTGGAAGCCAACGTGGAGCTTGGGTTCGGGGTGGACGAGCGGGACTACGGAGTAGGAGCGCAGATTCTGCGCGACTTGGGCATCAGCAAAATGCGCCTGCTTTCCAACAACCCGCGCAAGCGTACCGGCCTAGTTGGCTACGGGCTGGAGATTGTGGAATCGGTGGCCATTGAAATCGAGCCCAACGAACACAACAAAAGCTACCTCGCCACCAAGCGCGACAAAATGGGCCACACCATTCTAAGCACAGAACAAGCTTCACACGTTAGCCCTGACACAGCCTTGGGAGTGTAA